A DNA window from Fusarium fujikuroi IMI 58289 draft genome, chromosome FFUJ_chr11 contains the following coding sequences:
- a CDS encoding related to choline monooxygenase, which yields MAQSFLKRYFGLGGSATPAASPVTEKSAVRALPASWYTSVEMYELEKRAIFSKKWLLTTHQARVPNAGDWLKYEMANFEFVIARDEDGNINAFHNITRFGTFPIVAPEQGDHGDASTGFDQKQNGLLPIHVKVDARGFIWINMDGAKTPEVAWEDDFDNLDTHERFSYYNFDDYQFDHVWQMEGDYNWKILADNYNECYHCKVAHPDIPTIADLNSYWVETQKSYIQHFGAQRQDQIDRGFRIAVTYYLPNASTNISPHFFMIQRFVPLSPSRSIMRYEFFRNKNSSDEDFNLITELYKRVMSEDKYLCANAQKNVNAGVFINGEMHPEMEQGPLFFQQSIREQLQNHHKKEQKVGHEIWPAQQEAPQTTINTKATSSANYSSGIDIRPAHKAIVV from the coding sequence ATGGCCCAGTCATTCTTGAAACGATACTTTGGACTCGGCGGCTCTGCTACTCCCGCTGCCAGCCCTGTCACTGAGAAGAGCGCTGTTCGTGCTCTTCCCGCTTCATGGTACACCTCAGTCGAGATGtacgagcttgagaagcgcgccatcttctccaagaagtGGCTCCTTACCACTCACCAGGCCAGAGTCCCCAACGCTGGTGACTGGCTCAAGTATGAGATGGCCAACTTCGAGTTTGTCATTGCTCGCGACGAGGATGGTAACATCAACGCTTTCCACAACATCACCCGCTTCGGTACCTTCCCCATCGTCGCTCCCGAGCAGGGTGACCACGGCGATGCCAGCACTGGCTTTGACCAGAAGCAGAATGGTCTTCTCCCCATCCACGTTAAGGTTGATGCTCGTGGCTTCATCTGGATCAACATGGACGGCGCTAAGACCCCTGAGGTCGCCTGGGAGGATGACTTTGACAACCTTGACACACATGAGCGCTTCTCTTACTACAACTTTGATGATTACCAATTCGATCACGTCTGGCAGATGGAGGGCGACTACAACTGGAAGATCCTTGCCGACAACTACAACGAGTGCTACCACTGCAAGGTCGCTCACCCTGATATCCCCACCATCGCCGACCTCAACTCTTACTGGGTCGAGACACAGAAGTCTTACATCCAGCACTTCGGTGCTCAGCGACAGGACCAGATTGACCGCGGATTCCGCATCGCTGTCACATATTACCTCCCTAATGCCTCTACCAACATCTCTCCTCACTTCTTCATGATCCAGCGCTTTGTTCCTCTCAGCCCTTCTCGCTCCATCATGCGATACGAGTTCTTCCGCAACAAGAACTCCAGCGACGAGgacttcaacctcatcactgAGCTTTACAAGCGTGTCATGTCCGAGGATAAGTACCTCTGCGCCAATGCCCAGAAGAACGTCAACGCCGGTGTCTTCATCAACGGTGAGATGCACCCCGAGATGGAGCAGggtcctctcttcttccagcaaAGCATCCGAGAGCAGCTCCAGAACCATCACAAGAAGGAGCAAAAGGTCGGCCACGAGATCTGGCCTGCCCAGCAGGAGGCGCCTCAGAcaaccatcaacaccaaggctACAAGCTCCGCCAACTACTCATCGGGCATTGACATCCGGCCAGCGCACAAGGCCATTGTTGTTTAG
- a CDS encoding related to fructosyl amino acid oxidase, with amino-acid sequence MASSSYLIVGAGVFGVSTAYQLIQKYPNASVTIVDRDPYDGDNRVAASWDWNKVVRADYDDLLYCRLALEAQDIFESDPLWMPHFHKAGVFWVCRSDYAQDVINNYKKLGRASDIQVYTIEEAKKLYGGLYEEADYTGAKEVLVNRNSGWGAAGDSLRAVTREAMKLGVKYIVADVATVQIENGRATGIQTANGEIISADTVILSTGAYTAKLLEYSAARHNLPDLRSGDRITAAGITTGMVTLDDQSFAKMKDMPVGFQGYTYRHNSPFIGSLPPTKDREIKWWGRNIFSNHRAVLPGRVVSAPPDEKDYAQWKVPNSLKEDIDNANRLFFGSKGAHWKYEKHRICWDAFTSSGDFIISPHAGAKGLYVATCGSFHGYKFFPVLGKYVVQMLEDKLEPELKEKWAWDRERPDAALNCEFPNSEMRDLLDPAARL; translated from the exons atggcctcttcatcataccTCATCGTGGGAGCTGGTGTCTTTGGCGTCTCAACAGCCTACCAGCTCATCCAGAAATACCCCAATGCTTCTGTCACAATTGTCGACAGAGATCCTTACGACGGTGACAACCGCGTAGCTGCATCTTGGGATTGGAACAAGGTTGTTCGCGCAGACTACGATGATCTCCTCTACTGCCGTCTCGCTCTTGAGGCCCAAGACATCTTCGAGTCTGATCCTCTATGGATGCCTCACTTTCACAAGGCTGGTGTTTTCTGGGTGTGTCGCAGCGACTACGCTCAGgatgtcatcaacaactacaAGAAGCTCGGCCGCGCTTCGGACATCCAAGTCTACACTATCGAGGAGGCTAAGAAGTTGTATGGCGGTCTCTACGAGGAGGCTGACTACACTGGCGCCAAGGAGGTCCTTGTCAACAGAAACAGTGGCTGGGGAGCTGCAGGCGACTCTCTGCGCGCTGTGACGCGCGAGGCTATGAAGCTGGGCGTCAAGTACATCGTTGCAGATGTGGCTACGGTGCAGATTGAGAACGGCCGCGCCACAGGTATCCAAACGGCCAATGGCGAGATCATCTCGGCCGACACAGTTATCCTGTCGACCGGAGCATACACAGCCAAGCTCCTGGAATACAGCGCTGCACGCCACAATCTGCCTGATCTCCGATCCGGTGATCGCATCACAGCTGCTGGTATCACTACCGGCATGGTCACGCTTGATGACCAGTCATTCGCCAAGATGAAAGACATGCCCGTCGGCTTCCAAGGATATACCTACAGACACA ACTCTCCCTTCATTGGCAGTCTGCCACCAACCAAAGATCGCGAGATCAAGTGGTGGGGTCGCAACATCTTCAGCAACCACCGCGCAGTGCTCCCTGGCCGTGTCGTCTCTGCACCACCAGATGAGAAGGACTACGCTCAATGGAAGGTCCCCAACTCCCTGAAGGAAGACATTGACAACGCCAACCGTCTATTCTTCGGAAGCAAGGGTGCGCACTGGAAGTACGAGAAGCACCGCATCTGCTG GGACGCATTCACATCTAGTGGAGATTTCATCATCTCCCCGCACGCAGGTGCCAAGGGTCTGTACGTCGCGACATGCGGCTCGTTCCACGGATACAAGTTCTTCCCTGTGCTGGGCAAGTACGTGGTGCAGATGCTCGAGGACAAGCTCGAGcctgagctcaaggagaagtgGGCTTGGGACAGGGAGCGGCCCGATGCAGCTCTCAACTGCGAGTTCCCCAACTCGGAAATGAGGGACTTGTTGGATCCCGCTGCTAGACTGTAG
- a CDS encoding related to C6 transcription factor produces MSRSSMSPTEENNNTSSGNNNNPPTSTRGRRRSHHACLTCRRKKTRCPGEKPACSSCVRLKQSCSYPPAIRPSQSGPSEERLAHLEEKLDFLLNGSLPTSQQKQNQHHQPNHHQQQQLDSALEETTDTSEKSYSGVRNTREHSYPTSHPSVKSESENSSLRPSHSDIAVGIALYFEYCHRQPIWCFERDEVRDFGAMHDELACSILALTLRFSENGDQAKLYANNAKSLIMLRIANGTVDLATLESLCLLSYSSFIDGNVHLGQFHLGLAHQLCRSAMLDVESVYGMEDPMSDRKKRLFWSLQMLEQSYGRQEGLLSVPTEIWRPAYSTTRGQTPDHDPRAPTLPRDDLGCHHQNEPGIWNTSVHLGWVWSQVRKYVSDCSHNNIKEPWRHDSMYAKVLADFMETENRIPMCHRYDTVKFYERKVEDLKMHRDYWAPWLKEQFTYHVIPTVLNHPFLYIVGAQHNPNLAIPNTFWRRSSELALLHSTWIVRMIDMVVDKQVPLADPFFGHVAAIAATVHLYYCCAAATRLKHKSNTDFAKCRRFLKNFLPTSAACRALDRNLDKMTRIAAGTSDSMDVEDWMPSKIYLSVPLMWKILQFNTFADSHELPTAGLLNQSLVPNHTNEDANENITLEIIVASAPDITINTADGGQEAPTASYKAPLSSQGPDSARDTVYDEVPVDDNLTLCTTPWLYADSSQFVNIADMGCDDPQPALSESRGPAWWEGENFSNIMFNHF; encoded by the exons AtgtcgagatcttcaatgTCACCCACCGAGgagaacaacaacaccagcagcggcAACAATAATAATCCTCCCACTAGCACCCGCGGCAGACGACGCTCTCACCACGCCTGTCTGACTTGCAG ACGAAAGAAGACCCGTTGCCCAGGCGAGAAGCCAGCATGCTCCAGCTGCGTCCGCCTCAAACAGTCGTGCTCCTATCCCCCGGCAATCAGGCCCTCTCAGAGCGGTCCTTCG GAGGAGAGATTGGCCCAtctggaggagaagcttgactTTCTGCTCAACGGAAGCTT GCCTACGTCACAACAAAAACAgaaccaacaccaccagccaaaccatcaccaacagcaacagctcgATTCGGCGCTCGAAGAAACAACAGACACGTCGGAAAAGTCATACTCTGGCGTGCGCAACACGCGTGAGCATAGCTACCCTACAAGCCATCCCTCAGTAAAGTCCGAATCCGAGAACTCGTCGCTGCGACCGAGCCATTCCGATATCGCTGTCGGTATCGCGCTGTACTTTGAGTACTGCCACCGACAGCCAATATGGTGCTTTGAGCGCGACGAGGTCAGAGACTTTGGGGCCATGCATGATGAGCTTGCTTGCAGCATTCTTGCCTTGACGTTGCGATTCTCTGAGAATGGGGATCAGGCAAAGTTGTACGCCAACAATGCAAAGAGTCTCATCATGCTGAGGATCGCCAATGGGACTGTAGATCTTGCGACGCTTGAGAGCCTCTGTCTGCTCTCTTATTCCTCATTTATTG ACGGCAATGTCCACCTTGGCCAGTTTCACCTCGGTCTAGCGCATCAATTATGTCGCTCTGCGATGCTGGACGTCGAGTCCGTTTACGGCATGGAAGATCCCATGTCGGACCGCAAGAAGAGGCTATTCTGGAGTCTGCAGATGCTTGAGCAATCTTACGGCCGACAAGAAGGTCTTTTGAGCGTACCGACCGAGATCTGGCGCCCGGCCTATTCCACTACTCGAGGCCAAACGCCAGATCATGACCCACGAGCGCCGACCCTCCCCAGAGATGATCTCGGTTGCCATCACCAGAATGAACCCGGTATATGGAACACCAGCGTTCATCTCGGCTGGGTCTGGAGCCAAGTGCGAAAATACGTGTCCGATTGCTCacacaacaacatcaaggagCCTTGGCGACATGACTCGATGTACGCCAAAGTTCTCGCCGACTTTATGGAGACGGAGAACAGGATACCCATGTGCCATCGCTACGACACAGTCAAATTCTACGAGCGCAAGGTCGAGGACTTGAAGATGCATCGCGATTACTGGGCGCCGTGGTTGAAGGAGCAGTTCACATACCACGTCATTCCGACCGTATTGAACCATCCTTTCTTGTACATCGTGGGAGCGCAGCACAACCCCAACCTCGCCATCCCAAACACATTTTGGAGGCGATCGTCAGAATTGGCACTTCTGCATTCCACATGGATCGTTCGCATGATCGACATGGTCGTCGATAAGCAAGTACCGCTTGCAGATCCTTTCTTCGGCCACGTCGCTGCCATTGCGGCGACGGTGCACCTGTACTACTGCTGCGCCGCTGCGACGCGATTGAAGCACAAGTCAAACACGGACTTTGCCAAGTGCAGGCGATTTCTGAAGAACTTTCTGCCCACTTCGGCAGCTTGTAGAGCATTG GACCGCAACCTTGACAAGATGACGCGCATCGCTGCAGGTACATCGGATAGCATGGACGTTGAAGACTGGATGCCCTCAAAGATCTACCTCAGCGTCCCTCTCATGTGGAAGATTCTCCAGTTCAACACCTTTGCAGATTCTCACGAGCTCCCAACGGCCGGTCTCCTTAACCAATCCCTCGTCCCAAACCACACAAACGAGGATGCAAATGAGAATATTACGCTGgagatcatcgtcgccagCGCACCGGACATCACAATCAACACTGCAGACGGCGGCCAAGAAGCGCCAACGGCATCTTACAAGGCCCCGCTCTCGTCGCAGGGCCCAGACTCTGCGCGCGACACTGTCTACGACGAGGTGCCAGTGGACGATAACTTGACGCTATGCACCACGCCATGGCTCTACGCGGACTCGTCGCAGTTCGTCAACATTGCCGACATGGGCTGCGATGACCCCCAACCTGCCCTGAGCGAGAGCAGAGGGCCTGCATGGTGGGAAGGTGAAAATTTTAGTAATATCATGTTTAATCACTTTTAG